Part of the Sphingorhabdus pulchriflava genome is shown below.
AGCTATGCCGACCGATGCACCAATGATGCAGCGGCTGCCGTCGATCGAATAGGGGTGCGACAGGCTGCGGATAATCTTGTCCGCCATGTCGCCAAGCTCACCGCGATCATCCTGATCCTGCAATATGATCTGGAATTCGTCGCCGCCCAGACGGCTGACCTTTTCGCGGTCGCCAACCACTTTGATCAACCGTTCGGCCACCTGCTTCAGCAGCGCATCCCCAGCGGGATGGCCCAGCGTATCATTGACCTGTTTGAACCGGTCGAGGTCGATGAGCATGATGGCACAAGCGCGCTTCTGGAGCTGGAAAGCCGACAATGTGCTTTCGAGCAACTTGGCCATACGGTGTCGGTTGAGCAGCCCGGTCAATGCGTCATAGGTCGCCAGCCGATCATTGTCCTTCGACGCACGGCGTTGTTCGGTGATGTCGGTACCGCTGCCGCGATATCCGGCAAATTCGCCATTGGCATTGTGATAGGGTCGACCCGACACCGCCCACCAGATTTCATCTTCGGTTTCGGATGCCTGCAAAGCCAGATCGTCAAATTTTGACTGGCGCATCAGCACCCAGGGCAAAGTACGCTGCCGGTCTTCGCTGCTGTCTGGCTTCAGGAATAGCTCGACAAAATCCTTGCCTGTCAGTTCGTCGCACGATTTTCCGAGGCGCTGGCACACCGACTCGCTTAGATAGGTTATGCGGCCTTCAGCATCGGTCGACCAGAACCAGCCACGCCCGCTTTCTTCAAAATTCTGTAGCAATAACAACGCGTCTTTCGACGTCGCAGCGGGCGACGCCGATGGCTGGCGCTGGCCCAGCTTACCGAGCAAACCACGGGCTGACGGCTCAGCCGATTTCTCGCTGGTTGCTCCCCATGAAAATTTTCTTGCGGCCATTATGTTCTGGTTTCCTGTCGGATTACCAGACGCGTTTATCCATATCGCGTTTCAGAAGCGTAAACGTTAGAATTATTGCCGCAACCATTCGCAAATTTTACATTTATCGGTTTGGTAGGGTCGGCTTGGGTGCAGCCTGTTGCGATGACAATGCCGACAACCATTCGACCGATTGTTCCAACGCCTTGTTCCCTGCCTCGATATCCAGATTGAACTGATATTCGTGGCTCAGCGGCGGCACATAATCTTTCGGGTAGAAAAGACTTGTCACCTTTACGCCTTGAGCCCGCAATTGCCGGTCAAGCACAACCGATTGCGGGCCTAGCGGATCGGCATTTCCCGCGCTGATGAATGTCGGCGGAAAGGCTGGTGTCAGATAATTTCCGAGCGAAAAGGTTTCGAAACCCGGTACATCTCTCCAGTCGCGCTTGCCGCTATAGGACCAGGTAACCGTGCGCACGAACCAGCCGATGACGCCGCCTTGACCGGCATCCAGTGCGGCAGCGTCATAAACCCCGCAATAGAGTAGAGCGCCCTTCATCTCGGCGGCTGCGATCGGCGCCTTCACGCCTACTTTTTGCGCGTAATCGGGGGCGGTAACAATATTGGCGAGTTGCGCCGCCAACTGCGCCCCGGCTGAATCGCCCGCAAAGACAAAGGCGTCGCCATTGATACCCAGCTTTTCGGCGTTTTGATCGAGATAAGCCACTGCGCGCCCGAACTGCCGGACCGGCGTCGGATAGGTGGCCGTGGGAGCTATGGTGTAGTCAACATTGACGACGACAAAGCCCCTGCCCGCCAGCACCTTCAGATAGTTTTCAATATCGCTGCGCCGCCCCGAAACAAAGCCTCCGCCGTGGATCCACACCACAGTGGGCTTGGTCAGGTCGGCATTTGCCGGTCGGTAGATGTCAAGAAAAGCGTCGGCATCTTTCGCGTCGTATTGGATGCCCTTTTGCGCCGTCACATTGTCAGGCAAATGTTTGACCAAGGCGTCCGACGCGGATTTGGCACCGCTGTCGAAAATTGCGCGCACTACCCAGACACTGGGCCAGGGCGTGATGTAGAGGACGGTAACCGCGGCGAGCGCGATAAATGCAACCAGGCCGAGGAAAAATTTCTTCATGCGGTTACCCTCCCCTATCGGTTTGGCTTATTGCGGCGGGACAGCCTCCCACGAGTAAATCCCTGCATCAGCCTGCAGCGCCAGATGCAATTGTGTGCCGCGAATGGTGTAGCTGCGGATGAAACCCATATCGCGAGCGATGGTCGAATCCATCGCACCCGGCTGGCACATTGCGCGGGTCATCGCCCCGCCGCTGATTGTCAGGCCGCCGCCCGTCGGAGAGCTCGGCTGCGCTTCCCACTTTCCTGCCAGACGGTTACAATCGAGCTGCGCCGAGAGCGAGCCGTCACTCGCAAAGGTCAGCACATATTTTTCCGGATTGGGCGGAACCTTGGTACCGATGCTGTCGTCCATCGACTGGAACTGCACCAGACGCCAGGTCGTACCCGGCAGGCCGCGGGTGATGGGCGGGCTCACGGGCGGTTGCACCTGCGGCGGGTTGGCCGGATCAAATTCAAAGCAACTGAGTTCTTCACCATTGGGCTCCGTCCAGGTAGCATCCGTGCCCTTGCCGCGCAGGCTGTGGCCGTCTCCGGCATAGGAATAGCCCGAACCGGTCGGCTGTTGCATCAGATTATAGGTGTTCGCACCAACTTTCACTGCAGCCTTTTCACCGGTGAAGATCACGTCGAGACGCTTGCCGACACCGCACATATAGCTGGCTTCGACCGCTTCTGTCGGCGGTGTGACTGTTTCGTCGCCATAGGTTGCGCAGCCAGCCAGCATCGTCACCGATACAAGTGCCCATATCGCCTTCTGCATAACCATCACTCCTGCAATTGCTGGGTTAGTTTGAATTAGTTCCTGTAGCTGGGATCAATCCGGTCGAGCTTGCGCAGCAAAGCAGGCCAAGCGAGGCTTTGCGCAACCATCGCCATGCCACCAGCAGGCGACTGGCCCTCGACCTTGCCCTCGACGCCCTGCGGCGGGGTGTGGAGGTTTTCGCGACCTGCAGAGAGCATCTTCACCTGCGCATCGCAGGCACGCTCAAGGAAATAGAGCCGCAAGAAACAATCGGCGACGCTCTGCCCCACGGCCAGCGTGCCGTGGTTGCGCAGGATCATCGCATGCTTTTCGCCGAGATCCTCGACCAGCCGTTCGCGCTCGTCCAAGTCGGTCGCGATGCCTTCATATTCGTGATAGGCGACATTGTGCTTGGCGATCATCGCGGTCTGGGTGTGCGGCAGTAGGCCCTCCGCCATCGCACTCACCGCCTGCCCGGCAGGGGTGTGGAGGTGCATCACCGCATGGGCATCTTCACGTGCCATGTGGATCGCCGAGTGGATGGTGAAACCGGCGGGGTTCACCGGATGCGCGGTCGGCACCACCGGCTGCCCCTCAACGTCGATTTTCACGAGCGAAGAGGCAGTGATCTCCTCAAACATCATGTCATAGGGGTTGATCAGGAAATGATGCTCCGGCCCCGGTACGCGCGCGGACAGGTGGGTGAAGATCAGGTCGTCCCAGCCATAAAGCGCAACCAGCCGATAGGCCGCGGCGAGATCAACGCGCACCGCCCATTCTTCTGCGCTCACCGTGCCGCGGATATGCTCGTCATTGGCGGCGGTCGCCGTGTTCATCATTACCGACATGGGTCTCTCCCGTAATTGCTCTCATCTGCTGTGAGTCGCAATATCGCGATTGCGGGCGTCATGCCAGCCCCGAATGGCAGGCGGTAGGGTGTGTGTAGCGCTGGATTGCACATAACATTCGCCATCGCCTAAACTTATAAAATAATGTAACAATCGAGTCGGTAGGAGGGCAATATAATGAAAGTTTTAGTTTCTGCAGTTTCCCTTGCGGTACTGGGCCTGACAGGCGCCGCGTTGGTTAGCCAACCCGGCTATTCGCAAAGCGATCCTGAGGCCAGCCGCTTCATGGTCCAGCCCGAAGCGACGATTTATCGCGATGCCGGCTATCGCGGCCCGGCGGTTTTTGTGGGTGAGGAAGAGCGCGATCTGGGGCTCAACTGGCGGGTCAATGCGATCCGCGTGAAATCGGGCCGCTGGCAATTGTGCGAACGCACCAATTTCCGAGGTACCTGCCATATTTTTGACTCAAGCCAGTCGATGCTCGACACGCCCTTTCGCGGGCTCGTGATCCAGTCGATGCGCCCTATTGGTGGCGGTATCGGCGGTGGTGGCGGCGGGATGAATGACGGCGGCCCTTCGCTGCGCGGCCTGTCTTCGCAATATTATGCGCAGCCGACCCAATATGGCTTCCGCGTCCGCGCCTGCGCAGGCATTTCCGCCACCGCAAGCTGTGCCGCGCGCAATGCCGACACTTTCTGCCGTCAGATGGGCTGGAACGGTGCGGCATGGCAAACGATGGAAACGGTCAACCGCGTCACATATCTGTCCGACGTACTATGCACACGCACAGGCTATTGAAATCAAAGCTTCACTGGGGAGTATGGCAATGAAGAAACTAATGATCCTTGCGCCGATGGTGCTGCTGGCAGGCTGTGAGTCGATTGGCGGGCCGGGCGTCAGCGAATATTATGAATGCAATCGCGGAACGAAGCTGAAGGTCGATAATATCGGCCAGGCCGCAATCCTCGTCAGCGTGAATGGCGGTCGTGTCATGGGGCTGAACCGGATCGAAAGCCCGTCGGGCAACGAATATTCGAGCGGTACGTACAGCTTCAGCAAA
Proteins encoded:
- a CDS encoding alpha/beta hydrolase, yielding MKKFFLGLVAFIALAAVTVLYITPWPSVWVVRAIFDSGAKSASDALVKHLPDNVTAQKGIQYDAKDADAFLDIYRPANADLTKPTVVWIHGGGFVSGRRSDIENYLKVLAGRGFVVVNVDYTIAPTATYPTPVRQFGRAVAYLDQNAEKLGINGDAFVFAGDSAGAQLAAQLANIVTAPDYAQKVGVKAPIAAAEMKGALLYCGVYDAAALDAGQGGVIGWFVRTVTWSYSGKRDWRDVPGFETFSLGNYLTPAFPPTFISAGNADPLGPQSVVLDRQLRAQGVKVTSLFYPKDYVPPLSHEYQFNLDIEAGNKALEQSVEWLSALSSQQAAPKPTLPNR
- a CDS encoding META domain-containing protein yields the protein MQKAIWALVSVTMLAGCATYGDETVTPPTEAVEASYMCGVGKRLDVIFTGEKAAVKVGANTYNLMQQPTGSGYSYAGDGHSLRGKGTDATWTEPNGEELSCFEFDPANPPQVQPPVSPPITRGLPGTTWRLVQFQSMDDSIGTKVPPNPEKYVLTFASDGSLSAQLDCNRLAGKWEAQPSSPTGGGLTISGGAMTRAMCQPGAMDSTIARDMGFIRSYTIRGTQLHLALQADAGIYSWEAVPPQ
- a CDS encoding class II aldolase/adducin family protein; this encodes MMNTATAANDEHIRGTVSAEEWAVRVDLAAAYRLVALYGWDDLIFTHLSARVPGPEHHFLINPYDMMFEEITASSLVKIDVEGQPVVPTAHPVNPAGFTIHSAIHMAREDAHAVMHLHTPAGQAVSAMAEGLLPHTQTAMIAKHNVAYHEYEGIATDLDERERLVEDLGEKHAMILRNHGTLAVGQSVADCFLRLYFLERACDAQVKMLSAGRENLHTPPQGVEGKVEGQSPAGGMAMVAQSLAWPALLRKLDRIDPSYRN
- a CDS encoding beta/gamma crystallin-related protein; amino-acid sequence: MKVLVSAVSLAVLGLTGAALVSQPGYSQSDPEASRFMVQPEATIYRDAGYRGPAVFVGEEERDLGLNWRVNAIRVKSGRWQLCERTNFRGTCHIFDSSQSMLDTPFRGLVIQSMRPIGGGIGGGGGGMNDGGPSLRGLSSQYYAQPTQYGFRVRACAGISATASCAARNADTFCRQMGWNGAAWQTMETVNRVTYLSDVLCTRTGY
- a CDS encoding MliC family protein, coding for MKKLMILAPMVLLAGCESIGGPGVSEYYECNRGTKLKVDNIGQAAILVSVNGGRVMGLNRIESPSGNEYSSGTYSFSKNGGTVTWTVGRMAPESCSTVAVPR